The genomic segment TACACAATTTGCGACTATTACCGACGGTTTTCcaaaataaccgtcgctatgagCGACGGGTTATATATAATCGTCGCTGATTTATGGCACGGAGCGACGGTTTACtgataaccgtcgctaaccGCGACGGTGTTTTATTGTACTGTCGCCGatttagatcggcgacggtttaaataccgtcgcaatataaaaaccgtcgctaattgaaAATTTCGTAACATTTTCCACAGCGTGCTATCAATGCAAGCCATGAATGCATAGGGTATTAACAGCGCACATTAtggcacgctgcggatagtatgTAATATTactttccgcagcgtgcttttaatgcacgccgttaatgtATATGTGATTAACGGCGCGCATGAAACGCACGCCGCGGAAAGTATATAATATTTACAGCACACATAAATGCACGCCGCAGATATTactttccgcagcgtgcttttgaTGCACGCCGTTATTTCTGTCAAGTACAACAatattaacagcgcacatatTATGCACGTCGTTAAAAGCACtattcgcagcgtgcttttaatgcacgctgttgataACGTGCTGcagaaaatcatttttcttgtagtgggtTGTCAAGGGATTTGGctacaacaataaaacttcTTTCTTATAAAGACTGTACCCTTTAGACGATAAGTTGATTTCTTGCGTTTCTTTTATGCAAACTCCTTTCGTTGTTGTCATATATATAGGTAAGTAGATGAATTTACTTTGAAGCCATATATACATAGTATGTTTTTGGTATTCTTTTCCCCATCTTCTAAATTGTTTTCTGCTCATAATTCTGACCTCCATCTATCTGGGATATAAAGGAGACAATCTCCGCGCCTCAAACAGCGCTAATTAATCAGAGCCAGAATCGCATGAACATATCTCTTGAAGCATGAAGGATGACAAACGATATTCTATTGAATTTCAAAGGCTTCATTTTTATATAGAAAAAAGGAGCTAGCTAGGACCTTGATCCATGGATAAAAAGACTCATGGTTCATCGCTTTTCTTCGTTAATAATTTGGCATATATTAAAAAGTAAGGCAGTATAAGGTGAATGCTGATGAATAAAATTCCCCTTGGCTTCTTAGTCTTCTCCTCGTCTGCGGTTTCCTAATATATATATGGAGAATGGATGGGGCATTGGCATTGTGGACCTTTTTAAGTTATTTTGAGTGGATGTGAATGTGATTTCAGTACATGCTGGCAGTTGACTTTTTCGGATCTGGTTTTTGCTTAAATTGTAATTTTTCGGATGAGGTGTGCAACTTGCAATTCCTTCATTTAATTACTACATTTTgtgttataatataatatctccGACGGGTCATCTGTGATTTTGGCACTTCCCAtgatattgtttttttttaaaaaaaataaaattattgacGACCTTTTGCTTGcattaatttatattaatttatgaCTTTTCTTTTCTCCTATCTGTAGCCACTCATTTTTATTCTTGAGctgtttttattaattttctccccaatatcaaaatattgttttttgtcctgttatttttttaacattGAAAAGTCAATAATCATGTATcgttatattaaattttatgtttttttaaataactcACTAGCTATATTTTCAGTAaaaattcatttaaaaaaaacaaatatctgGAATCACAAAAAACAAGACCAACAATTGGCTTAAATTTTGATGGAGTCCACATTGTGTTCACATTGATAGCTACAATTTTAATATCTTTAGCCTataatctttatttattttattgtcgCGATATTCACTTTCTTGCATAATATATGATTTACTTtgcaaatttttttgttttaacaaAAAAATCTTCAATCTTTAAAGCAAAAAACAATGCCACCATTCTATTTTCGATCATTTCCACCCCTATCaatataattttattcattAATTCAAATTCTCACCCCTCCCGAAAATTACCCTTACAGCACACATGATTTACTCCAATCATATCTACATGAAAAGAAAATACATTTGTATTTCTACTTCTCTTGGATGCTTCTGACGGTTGTCTTCTTAATTATTCCCcccttttttattattattatttctagATTTATTTAGTTACATTTGTCATTGAGAACCCGATCGAAGGCCATATATTTGTTTATTCAGAATCTTAAATGTAATGTACCTAAATATTTTAGTTTTCGTTGAAAATTTTGGTAAATGGGAGATATAATTGGATACTTAATATTAGATTCAACTGTATAAAAAACTGCATGTGATATATAGGTCAGTCAGTATATGTTGTAAATTTGAAGTTTTAAAATAAGGTGGTGATTTTTATGACAAATGTAGAATGAAACTTGTTTCTTCGATCTCCGGGgtaaataaatataatgaaattcgGGTCTGCCTGCCTCTTGGCCGCAGGGTTTGGTCAGTGCATGAATCTTTCTGAAAACAaaggaaattaaaatatttaattaagaaTCGGTTTTTTAGTATTTCAAGAAGTTAGTTGCATTAATTATCATTTTCGATGGTCAATAAtggaaattatttattaaaacgTCTCTTTTTTCTTCTCCAGATTGCTAGAAACTTCCAGGATCAAGACTTAATTGGTTgccgaatatatatatatatatatatatatatatatatatatatatatatatatatatatatatatatatatatgtttcacTTGCCGCTTGTTacgaatatatttttataattattttacagCTGATCCTAATTAAAAACGAATTAATAGAAATACTATATTGGAAAATAAAACACGTACACGTCAGTgggaaaatttttttaaaaagaaatttaaGGTGTTTATGTCAGTACGttgtaataatttaattaatgcgTTAATTATGACAAAATTTCTCACGTGCCTTGGGCCCACCAGAGCATCAATTGAAGCCCATTCATTGGTGGATTAGTTTAATGCCCAAGTGgtgaataaatataaaataatcccGCCAGAATGGAATGATGCGAGCCACCAAAAATTTATAATACAAtatactttatatatatatatatatacgacaAAGTGGGGCCTGGTGTGGTGAAGAATCCAGTTGGGTGAAGTTTAAATTAGGTAGGGGTTTCCGTAAATTTTGTCACATTATCAACTAATCTACACATAACGTATTAGTTTATCTGtttgatataataaatattctCGTATCTCTGAGAcaatgatttttattttgttgttaAAAGTTTTAACAAATGGACCTCATTGTCTAAGCACTTGCTTGAATGATCTTTATAATATAAGCTCTTTTCTTTATGTTTTTGATCTTTTTGTGATTGAATAATGTATGAAGATGAGTGATTTGAACAAAAAAACCTCCCAATTTATGGAATAGAATATCATTTAATTGTTTAGCTTACTTATTTGATTCCCTTGTGTGTCATTTGATTCAGTGCCACATTCCGACTTCTTTGTTTTGAAAAGAACCAATAGATGTCTAAAAAATAGTATTTGCTTGATATTAAAAAATCATGGATACAACCACGAATATGAATCACTAAGCCTAATTTGAATTTATGACTTGTTAACCTTTGAAATTTCattaatcataaaaaaatataatattataatgcgAGAGTGCTAATTtttcatgatttgaaatttgtatTTGTTAGCGTGAGTGTTTCCATTATTATATCCAACCCGGAGAGACGTAGTGCCGACGTCATACAAATTCAATATAATTTTGAGCACCACATGCTTTCCCATTTCAACATACCCCACCaccatttattttatatattttaaaccaAAAGTGGTACAAGTAGAAGTAATCATGAATAGACATCGGATTTCAGTTTATTTCACCCATAATTTGGGGTGATCCTAATGGGACATTTACAAGTAAAGAATTAATATTGCAGCATCAATATTTTCCATTCCTAACCAATTAATATATACGTGGTGATATATTCACATAGCTGCTATATAAAGCTCGTTAAGACAGGGAAACGACAcgaaaattttgataatatttaggTTTTTATCTCTTATTATAATTTTTCGGTCTTTAAATTTGTAgatcattaattaattagaatGAATTCCACCCACTTTATCTTCGAATGAAAGTTTGTAGCTAATAAGTCCAAAACCTTTCACGCCGTcaaacattattattattattattaaattaattatctaAGGCTTTCTAAATTTGTAATATTTGTTCACACACTTATCCCATTTTAACTATTTTCCTCCCATTTTTTCGTCTTCCCCAAGAATAAACCAAATTCCAATAACTCCGGCCGCTAATAAATGTCCAAAGTCACCTTTTTATGATTCACACAATTTCAGTACTGATCTTATCATCTCTCTTTGTTGttatatattgttttttttttttttggtcacAGCCGTTTTAAAAAAGTCATACAAATATGTTCATACacacttatattatatatatatatatatatataatatatatatatatatatatatatatatataatatcagcATTATCACAAACATATATATTGAATGTGCCATAACAATTAAATCGTAGGTAAAAGATGGATATtgcattaataaaattttaagtaCAGTATTTGTTCGTTCTACCCACATAACGTTGATCCATTCCTCCTATTTACAatacataaaaacatatatatccAAAAACCCTTGTACTTTTTCTAATTCAATTTCCCACCCCTGCGAAATTCTCTAATTTCCCTCCCACCCACCCCTCAACCCAACACTCTCAATAAATATATAACTAATACAATTTTCTCCTCACCAGACTCCTCCTTGCTAATTCAATCCATGGAAAGCCCTCAAAGCCTAACCACAGAAGAGTACGCGCAGCTGGAGGACGTGATCCGCACGTACCACACCTTCGACCCAATCCCCAACACATGCACATCCCTCATCACTCAACGCATCGACGCGCCGGTCGATGCCGTGTGGCCGCTGGTCCGCCGTTTCGACAACCCACAACGCTACAAACACTTCATCAAGAGCTGCAGACTCATCGGAGACGGCGGCGTCGGAAGCATACGCGAGGTGACTGTGGTCTCCGGCCTCCCCGCCTCCACATCCACAGAGAGACTCGAAATCCTCGACGATCAAAACCACATACTAAGCTTTCGTGTCGTGGGGGGAGAACACAGGCTGAACAATTATCGATCGGTTACCTCTGTAAATGATTTCAAGAAAAACGGGAAAGTGTATACGATCGTATTGGAATCGTACATCGTAGATATACCAGAAGGGAATACGGAGGAGGACACAAAGATGTTTACAGATACAGTAGTGAAGCTGAATCTTCAGAAACTCGGAGTCGTGGCAACAGCATCTTTGCATGGGAAAGACTGAAtcaaattttatagttttgtaacttttttttttttgtttggtgGTGTGAAGAAAGATTGGCTGGGACTGGGAGAAtgaatctatgaaattaaaggTACAATAATGTTGTTTTCTTCTTTATCTTTTGAATTTCTTGATGATCCAGTGGTGAGAAATTAACTCAAATGGGTTTCTTTCAAGATGCAATTGGAGTTAGATATATCTTTTATTTTGTATAGCTGTTACTGTTAAAGAGTAGTTCGATGAGTGTGGTGGGATGCATTAATTAGGGTTTCcatttcaaaataaattaaaaaaaattaatctctTCGTCCATGCTTTTTCTTCGTGATTGTGATTAGATACATCTCTGAATTATTAATATCCTACCTCTATGCCATTGAATTAGCGTAATTAACTATGGCGGCTcatgaatttatatatatatatatttctcaaACCtcgaaaataattaacttcgAGATGCATTTATACATAGTTCTTAACGAGCTACTTTGGAAATTCAATTTGGATCGATTGGAtttgaattataattttataGTTAATAATGAATGAAATCTTAAATCTATATTTTACTTATTTATCTATTAGTTATCCAAATTTCATTCAAATGGTTTTCGATATTATTTGAATTCGAATCCatcttatataaaaatataaaaaaatgaatCTAATTAgcccaaaaaaaatatttgaatagaTTGTAAATCCAAATACAAGATGGAATGTAGTATGAAATTTCAAATGTATGGGGTCAATTAATAGTGGGACTCGAGAGTCGAGATCCAAGAATGAGAGCGTGAACCTTACTTGGGTTGGGGGAgccattttaataataatataatataatatttgaatGAATGAGATGAGAGAATCTATTTATAGTAAGTCTCAAAACCTCTTGGGGAGCTGTTTTCTTTGTCTATGTATATTTAGTAGCTCGAGACCCTATTATATATCAAAACCACATCCGTCTGAGAAATTACAACAACGGATAAACTCCAAATTATCAAAAAAAAGTTGCTTTATTCTCCCATGTAATTAATCTGTTTTCAGTGTGTGTTGTGCCAGACAGAATTCATCAAGTAATATATATGGTGTTTGTATATATGTGTGAACAACGAAAAAGAATTATAGCTTTGATGTCAAGTGGGCAAGCAACTTgcattagatttttttttctttttttttggtgataatacacacacacacccccAACATATTTTTGGAATAATCATGTCATTATTATGCTGGCTAAACATAATTATAAGAAAACCAAAAGAGAAGCAAAAATCTTTAATTTTGGTAATAGATTTCGAATGTTGTTTTTTGATTCATTCAGATAATTATCTTAAATCCCGACGGAACGTAAAAAACACTTTGAAACATCACAATTTACTCGAGATACCACATGTTTCACGACtcgatattattttttataaaataaaaaatagagcATGTAAAAAAGATATGAAAATGTTGAGAAACTTGTGAGTTGCCTCGAGGGACATGTGAGCACCATGTCCACTTTGGTTTTACTTCCATCACCATTCATGTGGGCTGTTATTATTTATTCTTTCATACAAAAAACTAAGGcttctttttgaaaaattagCCGTCTCAACAATACTGGCCAACCAATAAGTCATCAGGCAGTTGAGTTTGGAGCCGATTTTTTAAATGCTATGTCTCCTATAGTATAATATagtgaatttgaaaatttcttCTATTTGACTAAACACAACCCACCCCACCCCACCCCACCCCCAGTCATTAAACGAACTATTGACCTCATTCATTGATACGATTAAATCAATGAAAAATGTGATCATGGAGAGCACTAATATGTTCATTTCAATTATTGCTTATGGTTAAATTATTGGTTAGACAAACGATTGTGTGTCCTTTGAGATTATgttcacaatatatatatatatatatatatatatatatatatatatatatatatatatatatatatatatatatatatatatatagagagagagagagagagagagagagagagagagaagagCTGGCTGGCATTCACGTTTTGCTATAGCTTTGGGGTGGGTGGGGGTGGGTGGGGTGGATACATATTTCCtgaaatcttcaagcttccgATTTCATCGTTTACATAGTAACAAGCCCAATAGACTGGTCAACAAACCTGGGCCGCCTCTATATTTAATGCTTTGCTGTTAATTTTGTAGGATAAGCCACATACGGCTCATCATTAAGACCTTTTTCTTTCTGAGTACTAAATTCAAATACAATATCGTAATCATTACAATTGGCCCAAAAATTACAATAATAATAACTCTTGTGTCAATATTACTCCAAATATAACTGACATTTTGTGTGTGTAAGTAAATAAATAACGATGGCCCAAAAATTATATGTGCGTCTTTACATCGATCGAGAATGTTGCTTTCGTGTAGTTCGCGCTTCAAACAAATGAGCTCatctatattttttattttgaattacatagataacttatttttattttctcgcAAAAACTCTTGTAAGACATctcatttattaattttatgaaaCGTCAGATATCCGACTCAATCTAagtcattaaaaaatattatttttttatatcaaaaacattatttttcatAATAAATATACATCTGTCAATTCCAAGTCTACTTTGTATttaagtgtttgatttattatgtttatttttagatttttattagttttaagtttgatttgttgtgtttatttttatattattattacttttaatttattgtgttcattttttattaatatattgtTCTGATGTAACCtttaaaattgtgattttttatgattttcaatTGTGTTTTTATAAAATTACCCTTCAAGTCTGTACGAATAAGTATCATCATTAATAATATGAATGTGTAACTGCATGCATATATATTTGAGTTGAATTGTGTATTATCCAAATTATCCTTGcgtttaatttattttcttaaattaatgtttattttattgttaatgTTAAATGTGTGTGTTtgatttattgtgtttattttttagataagtattaattttaatttattatgtttaatttattgttCTAATATTACCTTTAAAATAGTGGTTTATTTATGAGTTGTGTATTGTCGGAATTGTCTTTGTATTTCATTTATTGTCTTAAATTGGTATTTAatttgtgtttgatttattgTGTATTAAATTTGTGTTTAAGTGTTTAATTAGTTGTGCTTGCTTTAAGGGTAAATTTTTTTCAATTCTCCAAATCCAAATTTAACTTTACATTCAGTCGATTAAGATTTTCATTCAAACCAAAACACCTTGGATATAAAAAAGAATGAATTATAATATTCAAAATGTTTGTAACTCCTAGAATTGTCTTTGACAGAAAATGATCTGAGT from the Primulina eburnea isolate SZY01 chromosome 3, ASM2296580v1, whole genome shotgun sequence genome contains:
- the LOC140827950 gene encoding abscisic acid receptor PYL2-like, with translation MESPQSLTTEEYAQLEDVIRTYHTFDPIPNTCTSLITQRIDAPVDAVWPLVRRFDNPQRYKHFIKSCRLIGDGGVGSIREVTVVSGLPASTSTERLEILDDQNHILSFRVVGGEHRLNNYRSVTSVNDFKKNGKVYTIVLESYIVDIPEGNTEEDTKMFTDTVVKLNLQKLGVVATASLHGKD